The following is a genomic window from Anopheles aquasalis chromosome 3, idAnoAquaMG_Q_19, whole genome shotgun sequence.
ACCTGGAGCGCTTTCGTAATAAAGTTTCCTCGGTCGGTTCTGATTGGATTGGCTAGATAAATCAGTGTAATTTGATGGTTTAATTAGCAGAGCAGAATGATCTACTCAATGTAGCTGCCCACTGAAGCTGATGGTTTCCATTCTGTTTGATTGTGAACAGCTGCCCAAGATGCACGAATCACTAGGCTGTTAAACTAAGTAGTGCATGGACAGTTCTTCAAATCATCTGATTGACCCATCAAGACTTGGCTAGCGATTCAGGGCCAGCTGCACGGCAATGCACAGGTTCGAACCAGTTTCCTCCGCTTTAAGCAGTGCTCTGGACTCGGCCAGTAGTGTCATTCATCCTTCAAGCCGCCGTCAATCGAAGTTGcgatatttgtttttgcaaatctCTATTCCATTTTCACCACAACCACTAAGTGGCGGACCGGTTTTGGGAAGCTTGAAATGTCTGATGGCTGATTGCTGACCCAAACTACGTAAAGCTCAACTTTCCGCAATGATGGGTTTGTTGAAGCGTGCCCACAAATCGAAGTGTGGCAAGAATTCCATTGACGTAGAATTACTAGAGAGCCATTTGCATAGCTGTAATCGTGCTCATGCAGTTGAAGTGCGCCTCAACCGGATAATCAAGTGTATCGTTGATATCGGTATACTTTATCGTCGGACTATTGAGATTAGCAtaatgtttcattcattccATCGTATTTGCTCTACATTTTTCTGCGCTGAACTTTTCTGAATTATGACTCTTGGGATAGTATGCATATATTGTTGATACGCATTATTCCACTGTCACGATCAGCGAATATATTAACATTTAACGTCATGATCATCTATTGTAATTGCAAACGACAAGGGTTGTTAGAATTACTTGTACATCTAATAGATATTAACCAATAGCTTCGATTTTACAATCCAAAAACAATGCGGTAAATGGCTGAAAACGACAGATTAGGAAAGCAATCAAAATCACCCCGTAACATGACATACAGCTAAATCCGCAATTTAGAAATATTCATCCCCATCAGAGCAGAGCTTTTACAATTAAGTCAATTATAGGAGGTCCCGACGACGTTACTTCAATCTGCTAAATGTACTACATCCGATTTGCTAACACGACTAACGCAGCAACTGGCTGCAATTAGATAAATTTAATGTTTGTTAAACGGTTGTGCTTGTTaaatatgtttaaaacatGGCTTCCGGATTGCGTAGTTTGCAGCATAGACGGCTCCGTCGGCGATCGCACGCAGTTTAATCATTCCAATGGAAATGAGCAGGAGTACAATTCCATGAAACAGTTCGCTTCCCCGAGGCGGGCGTAAACTCATTAGCTGGGTGAAGGTGGTGAACAGAATTGCATTAATCTATTTAACCGATGCTTAACACTCGCACATTACCATCATTAGGCTCCATTAAAATGGTTTCACTAATAGGCCTGTTGTAACGCGTTGTTGGAACACGACAGCGCACAGTGGAAACAGTAAGCTTAGCATGGCGCTTGTCAACCCACCGAACTGCGACTATTTGCCCCTTGTGACTCGTTATTAACGGGGTTATAATGCTATAATGACAATAAGCATCGAAATGTTCTTAATTTTGCCCGTTACACCCAgatatttttgtgtttttttgtgtcgttGAGGGATGAGTTGCTTTACAATTCTGTTTTATGACTCTTTATCTTGCTATTCCCTGTAAGCCATTAGATGTGATGGAACAATTTACTATGAAACAGTGTGGCTACCTTTTGATGAACTTTCAAATAATCTCATAGAGTCGCCTGATATTTGGAAATAggtttgattttattattgAGTGGTCTACTCCGGTCGAGTGGTCTAAGCGATAGCAATGtccatttggttcattttggcTATCGTTATCGCTTCCATGATAGCTTGACAAACATTCAATGATGTTCGGTAGTTCAAGATACTTTAGGGTAAATAAAGTAATCTTAATTTCTATATGTAAAAAAACTGGTTGTTGACTTTTACGCTCCCTTAGACGCAGGAAATGATTGCCAAGCCCCTAATATTCATttgagacttttttttttatattgctATAGCACAGCACAATCTAACCTTGCGATTACTTTGTCATTTCAGCTATATCTTCATCTGATTGACCGTTGATTGTTAATTCGTCATCCTCAAAAACCCAGCTCTAACGTTTTAGTGCAAGtctttcttggtttttttccGCGCGATCCCGATCCGCAAACAACACTTTACGCATACATAGGATGGTAGAAAGTGAAACCGATCAGAACCTATCAAAGTGTAAgtgaggtgctgctggagtaCTTATGGAGGATGGCATGAACTGATAACGTTAATATCCTCCACAGACACCGATGTAAAGGACGGCAGAGTAGCAAACGGAGACAGCAAGGATCATCCGTCGGCGGGAGTTGTAGCGAGCTCCCTGCAGGAGAAATCTCTGGTCCCCGCTTCGCAGCATCTGAATGGTGCCCCCGACCGGAGTAGCGTCAGCAAGCAGCTCGAAGCCAACGGCGGTACGGTTCCGGACCCCGAAAGGGGCGCCTACTCGATCAAGGCGGACTTCGAGCAGGCGATAGAGCTTACTGGTTATGGCAGATTCCACTACATCCTACTAGCAATATGTGGCCTGGTGAGCACGAGCGAGGAGATGGACGTCATCTCGATGTCGTTCATCTTGCCCTCGGCCCAGTGCGATCTCGACCTCAACACGCAGAGCAAAGGCTGGCTGAACTCGATCATATTCATCGGTATGATGCTTGGCGCGTATGCCTGGGGAAGCGTTGCCGATTCGCTGGGTAGAAAAAAGGTGCTGATCGTTATCTCCATCATGAACGCACTGTGCATCGTcgcgtcctccttctcccagACGTTCGAGGTGTTTATGGTCTTCCGGTTTCTCAACGGTGTGGCGTAAGTAGCTGTCAACAATCCTGGCTGGCTTACTCGGGTCGTCCAACACTAACGTTCATCTCTGTTCCTCGGTTCCCCAGGCTCGGAGGCAGTGGTCCAGTCATTTGGCCATACTTTGCGGAGTTCCAGCCCAAATCGAAGCGTGGATCCATGCTCAGCTTTATGGCCGCCTTCTGGACGATAGGCAATCTGCTGGTAGCAGGACTAGCGTGGTTGATCATTCCCACCGGTAAGTGAACGGTTAGAGTGACTACcatcaaaagagagagagagagagagagagagagagagcgagagagagagagagagagagagagagagacacatttTCACGTGTCAATTCTTCCGCCTCCAGGAATAGGAATTCATACGCCGGCCTTTACCTACAACTCATGGCGAATCTTCTTGCTCGTCTGCTCCATTCCCTCGTTCATCGTGGCCGCTCTGCTACTGTACCTACCCGAGTCGCCCAAGTTTTTACTGTCTCAGGGCAAGTTTGAAGAGGCGCTTAGTATCTTCCGCGGTATCTACGTGACAAACACGGGCAAACCGAAGGAACACTACCCGGTCCGGgagctgctgatcgatgatgAGCTTCGCGCCGAACTGGAAGCTGTCACGAAGCCGATCAAGAACAAGTACAAACGGATGTTGTACGACATTCTGGACAACAGCAAGCAGGTGTTTATGTCACCGATCCTCAAGTTTACGGCCATATCGATTACGATCAACTTCACGTTCCACATCGGTTACTACGGACTGATGATGTGGTTCCCGGAGCTGTTCAACCGTTTCGATGAGTTCACCCGTGCCCATCCCGGTGTAGAGGATGCGGGCGTCTGTCAGGTAACGGACTATGTCGTCGGTATGGGCTCCCACTCACAGTCGGGCGTATGCTCCTCCACCATACCGAGCACGGTATTCATGGAGTCACTCATCACGGTGGCGGCTGCCCTGCCGGCGAACGTGATTGCCGTGCTGGGCATGGATCGCCTTGGCCGAAAATTCTTTCTCGTGTTCAGCACGATGGCCGCGGGTGCCTGCTCAGCGTCGATGTACTTCGTCACCAACAAACACCAGAATCTCGCCGTATCGGCCGTCTTCAGTGGCGTTATCTCGATGGGTAACGCCTCGCTCGACTGCCTGATCACGGAAGTATTTCCAACGAATTTACGGTAAGTGCTCTAATCCAGCGTGATCTCGTTGATCGTCGATCGGAAGCTCATTTGTTGTGTTTTACTATTCTCCTCGCAGTGCTACCGGAGTTGCAATCTCGATGGTGGCCGCACGGTTAGGCGGTATTATCGGTAACGTGGTCATTGCTACGCTGCTCGATCTGTACTGCCCAGCGCCAACGTTCATTGTGgccgtgctgctggccggtggtggtctaaTGTGTCTGTTCCTGCCTAACACAACTCGAACGGCGCTTTCGTAAGGGGAAAAACTTCCCTAGCTGATACCTTCGGATCTACCGTGAACATACTGCATCACCGACCCACCGGCatgtggtggccattttgtttttggatcaaaATGATCATCCGCATCAACAGCTTCtatcacaaacaaaaacactagGAGAGGATGATAAGCTAGAAGAGATTTAATGTATCAAACGTTTGTTCGAActaccagaaaacaaaaaaccactacgaTTATCCTCTCCTTCGATAgaatgatgtttgatgggTTAATCCTTCGGAAGCTTtatcattttgattttatcatcgattttttttattgttttcattcatcaCATTCCCCAGCAAGGACTGCTTGCATTGGTTGTATTGCTATCTAGAGAATCAGTGAAACTGTGGGTGAGGCCGAAAGTGCGCGTCACGAGCCGGGACGCTTCGCAATGAATTTATCATCGAGAGTAGAATGGAAATGTTAAACTTAATTTTAATCAACTAGCTCCTATGCTTATTGGAAGAAGGCGTACCATTTTGTGTAGAGACATTTAGAAAATAAATGATCAGCAAACAAATTGGGATGCACGTGTGCAGTGAGTGCAAAACTTATGAAGCTCCGAAACAGTAACTGAACATTAAAGCAGCAAGTAAGGACTTGTCTCCAAATAAAACTGATTTGCCGATGTACCTGATTTGTCTCCAAATAAAACCGTAAAAAGCTTGCGTCATGGTaggttttgatttttatctttttgtCGACTGTTAGACTGTCTGATGGACTCATAATGGctaaatcaaaaggaaaaaaaatcactgcTAACTGTACGTATTTAGACTTCCCTTAATAGTCctgaaaaccgaaacaaagtTCTATCAAATGAGtgtaaaatttgaatttatcatgaggtggtgctatttttatttggcacccttttttagttttcttggATTTTCTAAAAAacggctaaaccaaacaaaacaaactcatgctaGTTTAATCCGTATCTGTTTGCAGCACATGTAGCAGAAAGCATTTAATTGAAACTCAattattcttcttttcattaGAAAAAAACTAGGtgatgttatttttatttcgctggGTGTATGATGGTCGCCGTAAAAAgcatcttttcgaagacatgaCTGCCtatatttgatgccatggatgaagtttttaataaatcttcttcaaaataaaaataaatattcttcaaaagttgtaaattaatatgccactcatttgaaaaaatagtgtcgaatggttacgtcaccaaaaatcgccaaaaatgatcctttttttgccagaaattaccgaagccccccctttaGGAAAAATGGGTGGAATGGATTCTTCACAAAATATCGACAAAAACTAACCTTTTTAGGACcagaattaaccttagcctCTCCTTAAAGCTGTCGATGGATTTCTCTGCAACAAAGACTCCGTTCTTTGTGATGAAAGAAGAAATGCGAGAGGGCATTCATGGTGGAACTTAAAAAAGTGGAGGTGATTTTTGAGTATGTATTGATAAATTAAGTTATTAATAAATTACGAGGACAGACTCTACTCTCCTTGCATTTAATACATTTATTCTTTGAGATTGTAAAGGGCGTAACGTAAGGTAAATGAATTTCATTCTAAGAACCATTAAGAATGTTACTTTCAGAATTATACGAAAACTGTATGGCTAACGTTTAAAGACGAGACTGGCCAGGAGTTCTCACTGTGAAGGTTTCCCGCGCCgcatcgaaaaaagaaaagaaaagggccTTATCTAACTGAAGCAACAAATCTTCTTCCCAATActtaaagccggcgatacatgaagcgtaaactctagtataaactcagagtgtaatgccaaaaagtttacgcttcgcgTGGcgaggcataatcgcataaaagtttataccgaaacgtaaacagcaattacattcgtgaaCCTGAGATTACattatgcaattacattcaattacatgtgtttttgaccacaaaaaacataaatcgacgtgataagttgatttctgagcacctttttatatatttttttagatgttgttgctgtatattagcgattgtagaacattcaactccTCAtatcgctacgcttcatgttagtgccgagtttacgcttgcttttacactcGGTTTTACACTCCGCGGGCCTAagcataatcataatcataagcataatctttttggcattacactctgagttcatactagagtttacgcttcatgtattcCCGGCTTAAGACATCTTTTATTTTACAAACATACGTGCACACAACCTACCACGAAAAAGCAGGTAGAAAGCATACCAACGCTTCAACAAGTGAATTCTAATATACGGGTTTGAACAGGTACCTTGAAAAAGGTCGATATAAGCAgccagaataaaaaaacataaccCAAGAAAATGTGCAGCCGTCTTTTTTTATCGTTCCTAGGGATCTTTTCATGGTACCTTGAACAAACGAATACTCGTACGATCACCAAGGATTGGAGTTCAAGCGATCGTAAATAAATTCCATATTCTTTTAAAGCTTCAGCATTTGAATGAGGGTGACCATAAAACTGTTACTGAAATCATGGGTACGAAGGGTAccgaaagcgaaggaaaaaagggtaATAGATAGCTACATGCTGGTGTGTAGGAACAGTGGGGCTAGATGAGAATCGACGCTAGTCACGCTTTCAACGCTTTCTTGCTCAGTCAGTCGATTGGCAGCTTACGATCAGAACGAACGCAAGCAGTGGTTTTCCGGATACATCATGGAATCAATATTATTTGAAATAGTCTGAACCAAAGCGTATAAAACATAGATTAAAATGAAGTCTGGTGAATCCTATTTCAGTGAACAAATGTGTTGTGATTAGTTTGCATGCCACATCCACAGAGACATCATAATTGTGGTTCGAAGACATTTTGTGGATTATTGTGGCAACCAGAACATGATGTTGTCTAGGTATCATCATCGTTACTCATTCCAAAGGCGTTAGTTCTTTCCGTTAGTTCTGGTTTTTTCATCTAACTTGTTGCTTGTGCTGGACCGTCTTATGCCGCTCAAAAAAGTGGACTAATATTGAGCGAACAAGCGAAACAATACGAACGGAGAATCAAAATTGCAATTAAATAGTGTTCAAGGACAAGTCAAAGATTGCCAGAAACAATACCTCCAAAAGCTAGCTGCAGCATCttaaaaatgatttacgaTGATCATTTTAtattgtttgttaatttttctTACTCGAAATAGTACGAACATTCACGGAGGtcccaaacgaacgaaaatgcAGAGTTTTCAGTAACAAACGTGATGATATAAGCGTTACACATTGTCCTTGTTTTCTTCATTCAGAAAcgctttttttccttgttgGTTTCGACAACCAAAATGTTCCGTTAGCACATTTCGTTATGGGCATCTTTCTTactcttccattttttgtAGTTATCTTTTTCTAACATTACAAATATGAAAGATGTTGCTCTTAGCTATGGTTTCTTACTACTGTGTGTTTTGTCGTCCTACGTGTCCTTTGACTTGATAAACACCGTATGTTCTGTGTAAAATGGAGGCGGCTCATTACGTACACCAGAGGCCTCAAACTCATATGCGGGCCGCAGTGGAAGTTAGTTTCGCGGGTCTCGAGTTTGAGAACGATATACTGGTGTTGATGTTGTATAATGGCCGTGAGAAGATACGGTCGATATCGAAATTTTCTTCTCATCGAAA
Proteins encoded in this region:
- the LOC126576939 gene encoding synaptic vesicle glycoprotein 2C-like, which encodes MVESETDQNLSKYTDVKDGRVANGDSKDHPSAGVVASSLQEKSLVPASQHLNGAPDRSSVSKQLEANGGTVPDPERGAYSIKADFEQAIELTGYGRFHYILLAICGLVSTSEEMDVISMSFILPSAQCDLDLNTQSKGWLNSIIFIGMMLGAYAWGSVADSLGRKKVLIVISIMNALCIVASSFSQTFEVFMVFRFLNGVALGGSGPVIWPYFAEFQPKSKRGSMLSFMAAFWTIGNLLVAGLAWLIIPTGIGIHTPAFTYNSWRIFLLVCSIPSFIVAALLLYLPESPKFLLSQGKFEEALSIFRGIYVTNTGKPKEHYPVRELLIDDELRAELEAVTKPIKNKYKRMLYDILDNSKQVFMSPILKFTAISITINFTFHIGYYGLMMWFPELFNRFDEFTRAHPGVEDAGVCQVTDYVVGMGSHSQSGVCSSTIPSTVFMESLITVAAALPANVIAVLGMDRLGRKFFLVFSTMAAGACSASMYFVTNKHQNLAVSAVFSGVISMGNASLDCLITEVFPTNLRATGVAISMVAARLGGIIGNVVIATLLDLYCPAPTFIVAVLLAGGGLMCLFLPNTTRTALS